From Halotia branconii CENA392, the proteins below share one genomic window:
- a CDS encoding LysR family transcriptional regulator produces MNLNIERLRRFVVVAEQEEINISRCAKKLHITQPVLTRQIQELEKELNGQLFFRTPSWKLTPYGEVVFKEAQHLLRQVEKFKTLPQQEDKGEIGKLTVGINTSISNGLLPDIIRVFRSKFPNVALAFEELLFEESWRRLKDNTIDLNFENFYNLADVDKSHFLTYKLLNPEPLVMVLPTNHPLANQSQVQLSDIKEENFIIPCHKRAPGLHKLIKEACLQVKFPPKVLQEAAWMTTIISLVAGEIGVALLPANVRNLQRTGVVYQNISGNLPMFQTAIVWRKDNQSKILSNFLKVVTEVSCK; encoded by the coding sequence ATGAATCTAAATATAGAACGTCTAAGACGTTTTGTTGTTGTTGCTGAACAAGAAGAGATTAATATCAGCCGTTGTGCAAAAAAACTCCATATTACTCAGCCGGTTCTTACTAGACAAATTCAAGAACTAGAAAAAGAACTAAACGGACAACTGTTTTTCCGAACTCCTAGCTGGAAACTAACACCTTATGGCGAAGTAGTTTTCAAAGAAGCACAACACCTTCTTAGACAAGTCGAGAAATTTAAGACATTACCTCAACAAGAAGATAAAGGCGAGATTGGAAAATTAACTGTTGGCATTAATACTTCGATATCTAATGGCTTATTGCCAGATATCATCCGTGTTTTTCGCTCCAAGTTCCCAAATGTGGCTTTAGCATTTGAAGAACTTTTGTTTGAAGAAAGCTGGCGCAGACTTAAAGACAATACAATAGACTTAAATTTCGAGAATTTTTACAATTTGGCAGATGTAGACAAATCCCATTTTCTTACATATAAATTATTGAATCCAGAACCACTGGTAATGGTACTACCAACAAACCATCCCCTAGCCAATCAATCACAAGTTCAACTCTCAGATATAAAAGAAGAAAATTTCATAATTCCTTGTCACAAAAGAGCGCCAGGATTACACAAACTGATTAAGGAGGCTTGTTTACAAGTAAAATTTCCCCCGAAAGTGTTACAGGAAGCCGCATGGATGACAACAATTATCAGTTTGGTTGCAGGTGAAATAGGGGTGGCATTGCTGCCTGCCAATGTAAGGAATCTTCAGCGAACAGGTGTTGTTTATCAAAACATCTCAGGTAATTTACCTATGTTTCAAACAGCGATTGTTTGGCGAAAAGATAATCAATCGAAAATCTTGTCTAATTTTCTCAAAGTAGTCACAGAAGTTTCGTGCAAGTAG
- a CDS encoding amino acid ABC transporter ATP-binding protein, which produces MNNPIIRTEFLCKSFGELEVLKDISTEIYQGEVVAILGPSGSGKSTFLRCMNLLERPTKGKIYFHEQEITHPQVNIAKIRQHLVMVFQHFNLFPHMTVLQNVTYAPMKVKKVEKQQAQAKGLELLTKVGLEPKAGVYPSKLSGGQKQRVAIARALAMEPEMILFDEPTSALDPEMVKDVLEVMKALAETGITMAIVTHEMGFAREVASRIMFLDQGSLAEDTTPREFFQNPRCDRAQQFLEKML; this is translated from the coding sequence GTGAATAATCCAATCATTCGCACGGAATTTTTATGTAAGTCCTTTGGTGAGTTGGAAGTACTTAAAGATATTTCTACAGAGATTTATCAAGGGGAAGTGGTGGCGATTTTGGGGCCTTCTGGTTCGGGTAAATCTACATTTTTGCGCTGTATGAATTTGCTAGAACGCCCTACAAAAGGAAAGATTTACTTTCATGAACAAGAAATTACTCATCCCCAAGTCAACATTGCTAAAATTCGCCAACATTTAGTGATGGTATTTCAACATTTTAATTTGTTTCCTCACATGACAGTGCTGCAAAATGTCACCTACGCCCCCATGAAAGTGAAAAAAGTAGAGAAGCAGCAAGCGCAAGCAAAAGGGTTGGAATTATTAACTAAAGTTGGTTTAGAACCAAAAGCAGGTGTTTATCCATCTAAATTATCGGGGGGACAAAAACAGCGAGTAGCGATCGCACGGGCGTTGGCAATGGAACCGGAGATGATTTTATTTGATGAACCAACATCTGCGTTAGATCCAGAAATGGTCAAAGATGTACTGGAAGTTATGAAAGCCTTAGCAGAGACGGGGATTACAATGGCAATTGTCACTCATGAAATGGGATTTGCTAGAGAAGTTGCCAGTCGGATTATGTTCCTCGATCAAGGCAGTTTAGCCGAAGATACTACTCCTAGGGAATTTTTTCAAAATCCGCGGTGCGATCGCGCTCAGCAGTTCTTGGAAAAAATGCTTTAA
- a CDS encoding ABC transporter permease subunit (The N-terminal region of this protein, as described by TIGR01726, is a three transmembrane segment that identifies a subfamily of ABC transporter permease subunits, which specificities that include histidine, arginine, glutamine, glutamate, L-cystine (sic), the opines (in Agrobacterium) octopine and nopaline, etc.), whose protein sequence is MKKRRVWLLTLLFAAMVAISVISNHSNSLQAASSIGKDTLTMITSPDYPPYEFYNTKGGDRQVVGFDIDIANTLAQKLGFKLKVMESDFNGLIPALQANRADFVMAGMTPTPERQKNVDFSIIYYEAKDTIVAPKGSNLKQPQDLLGKKVGVQLGTIQEQNAKKIAQKVTGIQIKQLNKVPEAIQEIKSGRIDAAIVEDTVAKGFAQANPDLEFNVIASEEGSGSAIAFPQGSALVAPFNKVLQQMQNNGELKKLATKWFSQNNTTDTASSPATKSGLNLDFTRILPDIPFILQGVPITLLFTLLSVTFGLLWGTVLSLLKITGIKPLTWVANAYTSVFRGTPLLLQLALVYYATPQLTGYDISALEAGVLTFTLNSGAYMSETIRGGIQAVDKGQSEAAMSMGVSYWLMMWDIILPQALKNILPALVNETIGLLKDSALVSTIGVVEILRSAQIVGANKYIYFEPLLFAGLIYYVMVMGLTMSAAALERRLRQSE, encoded by the coding sequence ATGAAAAAACGAAGAGTATGGCTATTGACGCTACTGTTTGCGGCGATGGTGGCAATCAGTGTGATCTCAAATCATAGTAATTCCCTGCAAGCAGCCTCTTCTATCGGCAAAGACACACTGACAATGATTACCTCACCAGATTATCCTCCCTACGAATTTTATAATACCAAGGGGGGCGATCGCCAAGTTGTGGGTTTTGACATTGATATTGCTAATACTCTGGCTCAAAAACTAGGCTTCAAACTAAAAGTAATGGAATCCGATTTCAATGGATTAATTCCAGCACTGCAAGCAAATCGAGCAGATTTTGTCATGGCTGGGATGACTCCCACCCCAGAACGCCAGAAAAATGTTGATTTTTCAATTATCTATTACGAGGCTAAAGATACGATTGTTGCTCCCAAAGGTAGTAACCTCAAACAACCGCAAGATCTTTTAGGAAAAAAAGTCGGAGTACAACTGGGAACTATCCAAGAGCAAAATGCCAAGAAAATTGCTCAGAAAGTTACGGGTATTCAGATTAAGCAACTTAACAAAGTACCGGAAGCAATTCAAGAAATCAAATCTGGGCGCATTGATGCGGCAATTGTTGAAGATACTGTCGCTAAAGGATTCGCCCAAGCTAATCCTGATTTAGAGTTTAACGTAATTGCTTCAGAAGAGGGAAGTGGATCAGCGATCGCTTTTCCTCAAGGTTCTGCTTTAGTTGCACCGTTCAACAAAGTTCTGCAACAAATGCAGAACAATGGTGAACTAAAAAAACTCGCAACCAAGTGGTTTTCACAAAATAACACCACCGATACTGCATCTTCACCAGCTACTAAAAGCGGACTAAATTTAGACTTTACCAGAATCCTGCCTGATATTCCTTTTATTCTTCAGGGAGTTCCCATAACTTTATTGTTCACTCTTTTATCTGTAACTTTCGGGTTACTCTGGGGTACAGTCCTTTCTTTGTTGAAAATTACAGGAATTAAGCCCCTGACTTGGGTTGCAAATGCTTATACGTCAGTTTTTCGAGGCACACCCCTACTATTGCAATTAGCTTTGGTTTATTACGCCACACCCCAACTAACAGGTTATGATATTTCAGCTTTAGAGGCGGGAGTATTAACTTTTACCCTCAATTCTGGGGCTTATATGTCAGAAACCATCCGGGGTGGGATTCAAGCAGTGGATAAAGGACAAAGTGAGGCGGCGATGTCTATGGGTGTTTCCTACTGGTTGATGATGTGGGACATAATTTTACCCCAAGCTTTAAAAAATATTCTCCCTGCCTTAGTCAATGAAACTATCGGACTGTTGAAAGATTCTGCTTTAGTGTCAACTATTGGTGTAGTTGAAATCTTACGCAGCGCCCAAATTGTCGGCGCAAATAAATATATTTACTTTGAACCTTTGTTGTTTGCAGGATTGATTTATTACGTTATGGTGATGGGTCTAACTATGAGTGCTGCTGCTTTAGAAAGGAGGTTAAGACAAAGTGAATAA
- a CDS encoding DUF4351 domain-containing protein — MIDHDRLFKELLTTFFVEFLELFLPEVLTYLENDSIEFIDKEVFTDVTAGERYEADLIVKVKFRTQESYFLIHIENQSYKQPSFDKRMFRYFARLYEKFDLPVYPVVIFSYDSPKIPESNVHQITFPNKVILQFNYDVIQLNRLNWRDFLSQQNPLAAALMAKMNIASTERRQVKFECLRLLATLQLDPARMRLISGFIDTYLRLSTEEQRLLQADIASMESKEQEVVMQIVTSWMEEGIEQGKQQATKSLVMRLLPQRVGTLTPELEERVQQLSLIQLEDLAVALLDFSSVSDLAAWLQQVT, encoded by the coding sequence ATGATTGATCATGATCGCTTGTTTAAGGAACTCCTCACTACCTTTTTTGTAGAGTTCTTAGAGTTGTTTTTACCAGAGGTACTAACATATCTGGAAAATGATTCTATAGAGTTTATAGATAAAGAAGTTTTTACTGATGTTACCGCTGGGGAACGTTACGAAGCTGATTTAATTGTTAAAGTCAAATTTCGCACCCAGGAGTCTTATTTTTTAATTCATATTGAAAATCAATCTTATAAGCAACCAAGCTTTGACAAGCGGATGTTTCGTTATTTTGCCCGCTTGTATGAAAAATTTGACTTACCTGTATATCCAGTGGTGATATTTTCTTACGACTCTCCCAAAATTCCAGAATCAAATGTGCATCAAATAACATTTCCTAACAAAGTTATTTTACAGTTTAATTATGATGTCATTCAGCTAAATCGCTTGAATTGGCGAGATTTTTTGAGTCAACAAAATCCGTTAGCGGCTGCATTAATGGCAAAAATGAATATCGCATCAACAGAACGTCGCCAAGTGAAGTTTGAATGTTTACGTCTATTAGCAACATTACAATTAGATCCAGCGCGAATGCGATTAATTTCTGGTTTTATTGATACCTATTTACGCCTGAGTACGGAAGAACAAAGACTGTTGCAAGCCGATATTGCTAGCATGGAATCAAAAGAACAAGAGGTGGTTATGCAAATAGTTACAAGTTGGATGGAAGAAGGAATTGAGCAGGGAAAACAGCAAGCAACAAAATCATTAGTAATGCGCTTACTTCCTCAACGAGTCGGTACACTTACCCCTGAGTTAGAAGAACGTGTTCAGCAGTTATCATTGATTCAGTTAGAAGATTTGGCTGTGGCGCTGCTGGATTTCTCCTCGGTGTCTGATTTAGCAGCTTGGTTACAGCAAGTTACATAA
- the polA gene encoding DNA polymerase I, with the protein MSQTSAVITTRPTFILVDGHSLAFRSYFAFAKGRDGGLRTKTGIPTSVCFGFLKCLLEVMATQQPQAMAVAFDLGLPTFRHEADDTYKADRPGTPEDFVPDLKNLQELLTGFNLPVLTAPGYEADDVLGTLSQRATAAGYKVKILTGDRDLFQLIDPQKEITVLNFSPDALKRSTNSITEFSTEQVKEKLGVLPTQIVDFKALCGDKSDNIPGVKGIGEKTAVQLLSTYNSLEQIYAALDEIKGATHKKLVEGKEDADRSQYLAKIVLDVPLELDLEDCKLTGFDESVLIPILEKLEFNRFLSQINELQQRFGGKVAELPKLETTDIEPEFEDADISFFSFADTQAAAQQSTASPIQPRIINTEAQLTELVNLLQTLTNPEVPVAWDTETSDLEPRDADLVGIGCCWGTEPDEVAYIPLGHKTGENLNKDLALEALRPILESADYPKAFQNGKFDRLVFRCQGIKLAGVVFDSMLASYLLNPDSSHNLSDLSWRYLGLSAKSYLDLVPKGKTIADIDIASVADYCGMDVYSTFGLVHKLREELQQVPALNRLLVEVEQPLEVVLAEMEYIGVRINSAYLQELSQQLETDLARLEAQATKIAGEKFNLGSPKQLSQILFEKLGLSTKYSRKIQTGYSTDAATLEKLQEVDTTGFVDAIIENRTLSKLKSTYVDALPALVRPDTQRIHTDFNQAATSTGRLSSSNPNLQNIPIRTAFSRQIRKAFLPEPGWLMVAADYSQIELRILAHLSQEPLLVQAYQQNEDIHTVTARLIFEKSDITSDERRLAKTINFGVIYGMGSLRFSRSTGIDKGVANEFIKRFNERYPQIFRYLEGMKKEAIAQGYVETILGRRRYFEFTNNSLRKLKNNNPEDIDLSKLKNLGVYDAGLLRSAANAPIQGSSADIIKIAMVRLHEVLQKYQARLLLQVHDELVFEVPPQEWEELQPQIKSVMENAVQLSVPLLVDVRAGENWMEMK; encoded by the coding sequence ATGTCTCAAACTTCTGCTGTCATTACAACCCGCCCCACGTTCATCTTAGTAGATGGACACTCCCTCGCTTTTCGTTCATACTTCGCTTTTGCCAAAGGGCGAGATGGTGGACTACGCACTAAGACAGGGATTCCTACTAGTGTCTGTTTTGGTTTTCTCAAATGTCTGCTGGAAGTCATGGCGACACAGCAGCCGCAAGCAATGGCTGTAGCTTTCGATTTGGGTTTACCCACTTTTCGCCACGAAGCCGACGATACCTACAAAGCCGATCGCCCCGGAACACCAGAAGATTTTGTGCCAGACTTGAAAAATCTGCAAGAGTTGCTAACTGGCTTTAATTTACCAGTTCTGACGGCTCCTGGTTACGAAGCAGATGATGTTTTGGGAACATTATCCCAAAGAGCAACTGCGGCTGGGTATAAAGTGAAAATTCTCACAGGCGATCGCGATTTATTTCAACTGATTGATCCACAGAAAGAAATCACTGTTTTAAATTTCAGTCCTGATGCTCTCAAGCGCTCTACAAATAGCATCACTGAATTTAGCACAGAACAAGTTAAAGAAAAATTGGGTGTACTACCAACGCAAATTGTTGATTTTAAAGCTCTTTGTGGCGACAAATCAGATAATATTCCTGGGGTCAAGGGTATTGGTGAAAAGACAGCAGTGCAGCTACTTAGTACCTATAATTCTCTGGAACAGATATATGCAGCGCTAGATGAAATTAAAGGAGCAACTCATAAAAAACTGGTTGAAGGTAAAGAAGATGCTGATAGATCTCAATATCTAGCCAAAATAGTTTTAGATGTTCCTTTAGAACTTGATTTAGAAGATTGCAAACTCACAGGATTTGATGAAAGCGTCCTGATTCCGATTTTAGAAAAGTTAGAATTTAATCGTTTTCTAAGCCAAATTAATGAACTCCAGCAACGTTTTGGTGGCAAAGTTGCAGAATTACCAAAACTAGAAACAACTGATATAGAACCAGAATTTGAAGACGCAGATATTTCATTTTTCAGTTTTGCTGACACACAAGCAGCTGCACAACAGTCAACTGCATCGCCAATTCAACCACGTATCATCAACACTGAAGCTCAACTCACTGAATTGGTTAATCTGTTGCAGACATTGACTAATCCCGAAGTACCCGTTGCTTGGGACACTGAAACAAGTGATTTAGAGCCACGAGATGCTGACTTAGTAGGAATTGGTTGCTGCTGGGGAACCGAACCCGATGAAGTTGCATATATTCCTCTTGGTCACAAAACTGGGGAAAATTTAAATAAAGATTTAGCATTAGAAGCATTACGCCCAATTCTAGAAAGTGCTGATTATCCCAAAGCATTCCAAAATGGTAAATTTGACCGCTTAGTTTTTCGTTGTCAAGGAATTAAGTTAGCGGGAGTAGTATTTGATTCCATGCTGGCTAGTTACTTACTAAATCCAGATTCTAGCCATAACTTAAGTGATTTATCTTGGCGATATTTGGGCTTGTCAGCAAAAAGTTACTTGGATTTAGTTCCCAAAGGAAAAACCATTGCTGATATAGACATTGCATCTGTAGCAGATTACTGTGGGATGGATGTCTATTCTACATTTGGATTAGTACATAAATTGCGTGAAGAACTGCAACAAGTTCCTGCTTTAAATCGGCTTTTAGTGGAAGTAGAACAGCCATTAGAAGTAGTTTTAGCAGAAATGGAATATATTGGTGTCCGCATTAATTCTGCTTATCTGCAAGAACTATCACAACAGTTAGAAACAGATTTAGCACGTTTAGAAGCACAAGCTACTAAGATAGCTGGAGAGAAATTTAACTTGGGTTCTCCTAAACAATTAAGCCAGATATTATTTGAAAAGTTGGGATTGAGTACCAAATATTCTCGTAAAATTCAAACAGGTTACTCGACAGATGCGGCAACATTAGAAAAGCTTCAAGAAGTCGATACAACTGGATTTGTTGATGCAATTATTGAAAACCGCACTTTATCTAAATTAAAGTCTACTTATGTAGATGCTTTACCAGCATTGGTGCGTCCAGATACGCAACGTATACATACTGACTTTAATCAAGCTGCAACCTCAACTGGTAGGTTATCTTCTTCTAATCCCAATTTACAAAATATCCCCATTCGCACAGCTTTTAGTCGTCAAATTCGTAAGGCATTTTTGCCGGAACCAGGCTGGTTAATGGTAGCTGCTGATTACTCCCAAATTGAGTTAAGAATTTTGGCTCATTTAAGTCAAGAACCATTGTTAGTGCAAGCATATCAGCAAAATGAAGACATTCATACAGTCACAGCAAGATTAATATTTGAAAAATCAGATATCACATCAGATGAACGCAGATTAGCCAAGACGATTAATTTTGGTGTGATTTATGGTATGGGTTCTCTGAGATTTTCACGTTCGACTGGTATAGATAAAGGTGTTGCTAACGAATTTATCAAGCGATTTAACGAACGCTATCCACAAATTTTTAGATATTTAGAGGGAATGAAAAAGGAAGCGATCGCTCAAGGTTATGTAGAAACTATTCTTGGCCGTCGTCGTTATTTTGAATTTACTAATAATAGTTTACGCAAACTAAAAAATAATAATCCAGAAGATATTGACTTGAGTAAATTAAAAAATTTAGGTGTTTACGACGCTGGATTACTGCGCTCTGCTGCCAATGCACCAATTCAAGGTTCCAGCGCTGATATTATCAAAATTGCAATGGTGAGATTGCATGAAGTTTTACAGAAATATCAAGCGCGTTTGTTATTACAAGTTCATGATGAATTAGTATTTGAAGTTCCTCCTCAAGAATGGGAAGAATTGCAACCACAAATTAAATCAGTGATGGAAAATGCGGTACAGTTGAGTGTGCCTTTATTGGTAGATGTGCGTGCCGGTGAGAATTGGATGGAGATGAAATAA
- the fabG gene encoding 3-oxoacyl-ACP reductase FabG: MRNKQVLLTGGTGGLGLGVTPAVLAQGADVTVTYRNSQEVERLKGIISPADFARLHFVYTNLETEASVEDLVNRMGRVDVLIHLVGGFSMGKTHEYSFDDWKHEFDINLNTTFLTCKYSLKSMLAHGYGRIVTVSSKAAVEPAGQLAAYSAAKAGVIALTKAIADETKGTNITANVVLPTVIDTPANRQAMGTENADEWVKPQSLAQLICFLASEAAKDIRGAAIPIYGNV, encoded by the coding sequence ATGAGAAACAAGCAAGTTTTACTTACAGGCGGTACTGGTGGACTAGGTTTAGGGGTAACACCAGCAGTTCTCGCTCAAGGTGCAGATGTAACAGTTACTTATCGCAATTCTCAAGAAGTTGAACGCCTGAAAGGAATTATTTCACCTGCTGATTTTGCTAGACTTCATTTTGTCTACACTAATCTAGAAACAGAAGCTTCGGTAGAAGATCTCGTCAATCGTATGGGACGAGTAGATGTGTTGATTCATCTGGTGGGTGGCTTTTCGATGGGGAAAACTCACGAATATAGTTTTGATGACTGGAAACATGAGTTTGATATCAATTTAAATACAACTTTCTTGACTTGCAAATATAGCTTGAAAAGTATGTTAGCTCATGGTTATGGACGTATTGTCACTGTAAGTTCTAAAGCTGCCGTGGAACCAGCTGGACAATTAGCGGCATATTCTGCGGCTAAAGCGGGGGTGATAGCTTTAACGAAAGCGATCGCAGATGAAACCAAAGGTACTAATATTACCGCTAATGTTGTCTTACCGACTGTGATTGATACTCCTGCTAATCGCCAAGCTATGGGTACAGAAAATGCAGACGAATGGGTAAAACCTCAATCTCTGGCACAATTAATCTGCTTTTTAGCCTCTGAAGCCGCTAAAGATATTCGTGGAGCAGCAATCCCGATATATGGCAATGTTTAG